A single region of the Thioalkalivibrio nitratireducens DSM 14787 genome encodes:
- the kdsB gene encoding 3-deoxy-manno-octulosonate cytidylyltransferase translates to MSAEPFIVVIPARMASSRLPGKPLVAIAGRPLIAHVVARARESRAQRVIVASDDARVLDVARASGAEACWTPAELPSGTDRIAAVAAQQRWPDETCVVNLQGDEPLTPGTLLDELAALLARHPGADMATLGVPIRSADDLRDPNQVKLVTDAAGRALYFSRAPIPWDREAAHAGHSPDLTQARRHLGLYAYRVGFLRQLTEQPPAALERIEQLEQLRALAIGAWIQVGIVDAPVPAGVDTPEDVDRLERLMAATAQA, encoded by the coding sequence ATGAGCGCCGAGCCCTTCATCGTCGTGATTCCCGCCCGGATGGCGTCCAGCCGGCTGCCCGGAAAGCCGCTGGTCGCGATCGCTGGGCGTCCGCTGATCGCCCATGTCGTCGCGCGTGCGCGCGAGAGCCGCGCGCAGCGCGTCATCGTCGCCAGCGACGACGCCCGTGTGCTGGACGTGGCCCGTGCCAGTGGTGCGGAGGCCTGCTGGACGCCGGCGGAACTACCCTCCGGAACCGACCGGATCGCGGCGGTCGCGGCACAGCAGCGCTGGCCCGATGAGACCTGCGTGGTCAACCTGCAGGGCGATGAGCCGCTGACACCGGGCACGCTTCTGGACGAACTCGCGGCATTGCTCGCGCGTCATCCCGGCGCCGACATGGCGACCCTCGGGGTTCCGATCCGCAGCGCCGACGATCTGCGCGATCCGAACCAGGTGAAGCTGGTGACCGATGCCGCCGGTCGGGCGCTGTACTTTTCGCGGGCGCCGATTCCCTGGGACCGCGAGGCCGCGCACGCCGGGCACAGCCCCGACCTGACGCAGGCGCGCAGGCACCTGGGGCTCTATGCCTACCGGGTCGGCTTCCTCCGGCAGCTGACCGAGCAGCCGCCCGCGGCGCTGGAGCGGATCGAACAGCTCGAGCAACTGCGCGCGCTGGCCATCGGCGCCTGGATCCAGGTCGGGATCGTCGATGCGCCGGTGCCCGCCGGGGTGGACACCCCGGAGGACGTCGACCGGCTGGAGCGGCTTATGGCCGCAACGGCGCAGGCCTGA
- a CDS encoding sulfur reduction protein DsrJ, which yields MRRRFTPFGLPLPALVLAGLALTLAACGKVEVPAPELLAEARGDQCVEDTDVMRRDHMKILMHERDEAKRFGRRNPDHSFVGCIDCHVSPTASRDDPSTHFCLACHQFNAVKMDCFQCHTDRPSDSAPMPRQSADADGLLEGHLAAQDAGGPLSVQEISTP from the coding sequence GTGCGGCGCAGATTCACCCCGTTTGGCCTTCCCCTGCCAGCCCTGGTGCTGGCAGGGCTGGCCCTGACGCTTGCCGCCTGCGGCAAGGTGGAAGTCCCGGCACCGGAACTGCTCGCGGAAGCCCGTGGCGATCAATGCGTTGAGGACACCGACGTGATGCGCCGGGATCACATGAAGATCCTGATGCACGAACGCGACGAGGCGAAACGCTTCGGCCGGCGCAACCCCGACCACAGCTTCGTCGGCTGCATCGACTGCCACGTGTCTCCGACCGCAAGCCGTGACGACCCTTCGACCCACTTCTGCCTGGCCTGTCACCAGTTCAACGCGGTGAAGATGGACTGTTTCCAGTGCCACACCGACCGGCCGTCGGACAGCGCGCCGATGCCGCGCCAGAGCGCGGACGCCGACGGCCTGCTCGAAGGCCATCTCGCGGCGCAGGATGCCGGCGGGCCACTGTCCGTCCAGGAGATATCGACACCATGA
- a CDS encoding Trm112 family protein, translated as MDKRLLEILVCPVTKGPLHYDREANELISVAAGLAYPIRDDIPVMLEEEARVLSEEEKKRWRGK; from the coding sequence ATGGACAAGCGTTTGCTCGAAATTCTCGTCTGCCCGGTCACGAAGGGACCGCTCCACTACGACCGCGAAGCGAACGAGTTGATCTCGGTGGCGGCTGGACTGGCCTATCCGATTCGGGACGACATCCCGGTGATGCTCGAGGAGGAAGCCCGCGTACTGTCTGAAGAAGAGAAGAAGCGCTGGCGCGGGAAGTGA
- a CDS encoding Sfum_1244 family protein translates to MTQPTFESVLSGEGLSELRAAVQRNCDIADAQHAGNYSLCTYLLKMREFYRWERRLPFSAALNHQEVGDWVSRREQGWEQLEGLSPGALPLGAARHDPFDQDAVNRRLDPHGLVYGAGYGRGARPLFFLGALLRREDFDGYRVYVVGEETARDLAAPPAMSRGDLIFVRRESVRRLLFETVEAWQMRGAPADDPLARALRAYGYDAAEPETLERMTDSEVESAVWHEVGEVLAGQRLGPGWQQRVLEVAGSRGEVVARAVRDHLADCLTTLPALLDDGTDGAIHFYFANLTGMRALLFPQLRAAYDRWVDGAPLAVLKAQVGPAREHWLAVARRLLDEAPNTWPVEDDQLEALQPDLRVRT, encoded by the coding sequence ATGACCCAACCGACTTTCGAATCCGTGCTTTCCGGGGAAGGGCTGAGCGAACTGCGCGCGGCGGTGCAGCGCAACTGCGACATCGCCGACGCCCAGCATGCGGGGAACTATTCCCTGTGCACGTACCTGCTGAAGATGCGCGAGTTCTACCGCTGGGAGCGGCGCCTGCCGTTCTCGGCCGCGCTGAATCACCAAGAGGTGGGCGACTGGGTAAGCCGCCGCGAGCAGGGCTGGGAACAGCTGGAAGGGCTTTCCCCAGGGGCTCTGCCGCTCGGTGCGGCACGCCACGACCCGTTCGATCAGGATGCGGTGAACCGCCGCCTGGATCCGCACGGGCTGGTGTACGGGGCGGGCTATGGGCGCGGGGCGCGTCCGCTGTTCTTCCTGGGCGCGCTGCTGCGGCGCGAGGATTTCGACGGCTACCGGGTCTACGTGGTCGGCGAGGAAACCGCGCGTGATCTGGCGGCGCCTCCGGCGATGTCGCGCGGGGATCTGATTTTCGTGCGCCGCGAGTCGGTGCGCCGGTTACTGTTCGAGACGGTCGAGGCCTGGCAGATGCGCGGGGCGCCGGCGGACGATCCGCTGGCGCGTGCGCTTCGCGCCTACGGCTACGACGCGGCGGAGCCCGAAACGCTGGAGCGAATGACCGACAGCGAGGTCGAGTCGGCTGTCTGGCACGAGGTCGGCGAGGTGCTCGCGGGGCAGCGGCTGGGGCCGGGCTGGCAGCAACGCGTGCTGGAGGTCGCGGGCAGCCGGGGCGAAGTCGTAGCCCGGGCAGTGCGGGACCACTTGGCCGACTGCCTGACCACACTCCCGGCGCTGCTGGACGACGGGACGGATGGCGCCATTCACTTCTACTTCGCCAATCTGACGGGTATGCGCGCGCTGCTGTTCCCGCAGCTGCGCGCCGCCTACGACCGCTGGGTGGACGGTGCGCCGCTGGCGGTGCTGAAGGCTCAAGTGGGCCCGGCACGCGAACACTGGCTGGCCGTCGCGCGCCGCTTACTGGACGAGGCCCCGAACACCTGGCCGGTCGAGGACGACCAGCTGGAGGCGTTGCAGCCGGACCTGCGGGTTCGGACCTGA
- the nrfD gene encoding NrfD/PsrC family molybdoenzyme membrane anchor subunit, with protein MSQTTIKTHFREIEGRSPLYLALLGGLLVLVGLGLLAAFMKGTYGHHITGMNNQVVWGLPHIFAILLIVAASGALNAASFASVFGRVVYKPLARVSALLAMTLLIGGLVILVLDLGRPDRLIVAMTHYNFKSIFAWNIFLYTGFLAIVAVYLWFMMEKRMNRYVPVAGYAAFLWRLILTTGTGSIFGFLVAREAYDAAILAPLFIAMSFSLGMAVFILVTLASFLGTGRPLGDLVLRRMKNLLGIFVAGVLYFVLVYHLTNLYATRLHGIEAFVLLHGGIYTFLFWFVQILIGSLIPLLLLFHPVWSQSRKVIAAASGLVLVGGFAQLYVIVVGGQAYPLELFPGYDMSSAFFDGVVAGYTPSLVEWMLGIGGTGFAFLLFAIALKFLRFLPTSLADDKVDPHAAGVSTATRPATAGA; from the coding sequence ATGAGTCAGACCACAATCAAGACCCATTTCCGGGAGATCGAAGGGCGCAGCCCGCTGTACCTGGCGTTACTCGGCGGCCTGCTCGTGCTGGTCGGGCTCGGGCTCCTCGCCGCGTTCATGAAGGGGACGTACGGGCACCACATCACCGGCATGAACAACCAGGTGGTCTGGGGCCTGCCCCATATCTTCGCCATCCTGCTGATCGTGGCGGCGTCAGGGGCGCTCAACGCGGCCTCGTTCGCTTCGGTGTTCGGACGCGTCGTGTACAAGCCTCTGGCCCGCGTTTCCGCGTTGCTTGCGATGACGCTGCTGATCGGCGGCCTGGTGATCCTCGTGCTCGACCTCGGCCGGCCGGACCGGCTGATCGTCGCGATGACGCATTACAACTTCAAGTCGATCTTCGCCTGGAACATCTTCCTGTACACGGGCTTCCTCGCCATCGTCGCGGTCTACCTCTGGTTCATGATGGAGAAGCGCATGAACCGCTACGTGCCGGTCGCCGGCTATGCCGCGTTCCTCTGGCGGCTGATCCTGACCACCGGTACCGGCTCGATCTTCGGATTCCTGGTCGCGCGCGAGGCCTACGACGCCGCGATCCTCGCGCCGCTGTTCATCGCAATGTCGTTCTCGCTGGGCATGGCCGTGTTCATCCTGGTGACCCTGGCCAGCTTCCTGGGCACCGGCCGCCCGCTCGGTGACCTGGTCCTGCGCCGCATGAAGAACCTGCTTGGAATCTTCGTCGCTGGCGTACTGTACTTCGTGCTGGTCTATCACTTGACCAACCTGTACGCGACGCGGCTGCACGGCATCGAGGCCTTCGTGCTGCTGCACGGGGGCATCTACACCTTCCTGTTCTGGTTCGTGCAGATCCTGATCGGCAGCCTGATCCCGCTATTGCTGCTGTTCCACCCCGTGTGGAGCCAGTCGCGCAAGGTCATCGCCGCGGCGTCCGGCCTGGTGCTGGTCGGCGGCTTCGCCCAGCTGTACGTGATCGTGGTCGGAGGCCAGGCCTATCCGCTCGAGCTGTTCCCCGGCTACGACATGAGCAGCGCATTCTTCGACGGCGTGGTCGCCGGCTATACGCCGTCGCTGGTCGAGTGGATGCTGGGCATCGGCGGCACCGGATTCGCGTTCCTGCTGTTCGCGATCGCGCTGAAGTTCCTGCGCTTCCTGCCGACCAGCCTCGCCGACGACAAGGTCGATCCGCACGCTGCCGGCGTCTCGACCGCGACGCGGCCGGCGACCGCCGGGGCATGA
- a CDS encoding cobyrinate a,c-diamide synthase — MARVLISAAHKSSGKTTISTGLCAALAARGHRVQPFKKGPDYIDPLWLGRAAGRACVNLDFNTMSHQEIREAVGTRTDPDDIALIEGNKGLYDGLDLEGSNSNAALARLLQAPVVLVIDSRGMTRGVAPLLLGYQAFERDIRIAGVILNRVGGSRHGSKLRAVIEHYTDIPVLGMVSANADLQILERHLGLIPSNEHATADAQIQRLARAIATEVDVERIGALGQEAPPLPRAPTAATGSSGARVRIAVARDAAFGFYYATDLEALEQAGADLLFFDALQDTALPPADGLFIGGGFPESRMRELEANASMRESVRTAIESGLPAYVECGGLMYLARGITWNGERCAMAGVLPGEVVMHARPQGRGYVRLEETGQLPWPPADAAPGVTGAAPFAFGAHEFHYSALEPMPSDTVYAYRVLRGHGVDGSHDGIVYRNLLASYSHLRHSAQNPWADRFVAFVRDVAAGRPGRTHNGTRSNA; from the coding sequence ATGGCGCGAGTGCTGATCTCCGCCGCGCACAAGTCGTCCGGGAAGACCACGATCTCCACCGGCCTGTGCGCGGCGCTCGCCGCGCGCGGGCATCGGGTGCAGCCGTTCAAGAAGGGCCCCGACTACATCGATCCACTGTGGCTCGGCCGGGCCGCTGGCCGGGCCTGTGTCAATCTCGATTTCAACACCATGTCGCACCAGGAGATCCGCGAGGCCGTCGGCACCCGGACCGACCCGGACGATATCGCGCTGATCGAGGGCAACAAGGGGCTGTACGACGGGCTGGACCTCGAGGGCTCGAACAGCAATGCCGCGCTCGCCCGGCTGCTACAGGCTCCGGTGGTGCTGGTGATCGACAGCCGCGGCATGACCCGGGGCGTGGCTCCGTTGCTGCTCGGTTACCAGGCGTTCGAACGCGACATCCGCATCGCCGGCGTAATCCTGAACCGGGTCGGCGGTAGCCGCCACGGCTCCAAGCTGCGCGCGGTGATCGAGCACTACACCGACATCCCGGTGCTGGGCATGGTCTCCGCGAACGCGGACCTTCAGATCCTGGAACGTCACCTCGGTCTGATCCCGAGCAACGAGCACGCGACGGCCGACGCGCAGATCCAGCGCCTCGCACGGGCGATCGCAACCGAAGTCGACGTCGAGCGGATCGGCGCGCTGGGCCAAGAGGCTCCGCCTCTGCCCCGTGCACCCACCGCGGCCACCGGATCCAGCGGGGCGCGTGTCCGGATCGCGGTCGCCCGTGACGCGGCCTTCGGTTTCTACTACGCGACCGATCTCGAGGCACTCGAGCAGGCCGGCGCGGACCTACTGTTCTTCGACGCATTGCAGGACACGGCGCTGCCGCCGGCAGACGGCCTGTTCATCGGCGGCGGGTTTCCCGAGAGCCGCATGCGCGAACTCGAAGCCAACGCATCGATGCGGGAGTCCGTGCGCACCGCGATCGAATCCGGCCTGCCGGCCTACGTCGAGTGCGGCGGACTGATGTACCTGGCCCGGGGCATCACCTGGAACGGAGAACGCTGCGCGATGGCCGGCGTATTGCCCGGCGAGGTGGTGATGCATGCCCGGCCCCAGGGCCGCGGCTATGTGCGCCTGGAAGAGACCGGCCAACTGCCCTGGCCGCCCGCCGATGCGGCGCCCGGCGTCACCGGCGCCGCTCCGTTCGCGTTCGGCGCGCATGAGTTTCATTACTCGGCACTGGAACCGATGCCCTCCGATACCGTCTATGCCTACCGGGTACTGCGGGGGCACGGGGTCGACGGCAGCCACGACGGCATCGTGTACCGCAACCTGCTGGCCAGCTACAGCCATCTGCGCCACAGTGCGCAGAATCCCTGGGCCGACCGTTTCGTCGCCTTCGTACGCGACGTGGCCGCGGGCCGACCGGGGCGAACCCACAACGGAACAAGGAGCAACGCATGA
- the dsrO gene encoding sulfate reduction electron transfer complex DsrMKJOP subunit DsrO, whose translation MSNESSAKLSRRQFITGAAAAVAGLTVAPGVFLLKPADAASPNSDKPRWGLLIDTSKCADGCTACVRACHEENGVRSLGRPKTDAQWIRKVNLTDQASGHEHSLPVMCQHCEHPPCVDVCPTKASFIRPDGIVLVDKHTCIGCRYCMMACPYKARSFIHEPLTDQKPHAPRGKGTVESCTLCVHKVDRGDGTTACAEACNRDGHGAMVFGDLNDPDSEISQRLKQYGSTAIRADLRLNPGVRYQGI comes from the coding sequence ATGAGCAACGAGAGCAGCGCGAAACTGTCGCGACGGCAGTTCATCACCGGCGCCGCCGCGGCGGTGGCCGGGCTGACCGTCGCCCCAGGCGTCTTCCTGCTGAAACCCGCGGACGCCGCCAGCCCCAATTCCGATAAGCCACGCTGGGGACTGCTGATCGACACCAGCAAGTGCGCCGACGGCTGCACCGCCTGCGTGCGCGCATGCCACGAGGAAAACGGCGTGCGCAGCCTCGGCCGGCCCAAGACCGATGCCCAGTGGATCCGCAAGGTGAACCTGACCGACCAGGCGTCGGGCCACGAGCACTCGCTGCCGGTGATGTGCCAGCACTGCGAGCACCCGCCCTGTGTCGATGTCTGCCCGACCAAGGCGTCGTTCATCCGGCCGGATGGTATCGTGCTGGTGGACAAGCACACCTGCATCGGCTGCCGGTACTGCATGATGGCCTGCCCCTACAAGGCCCGCTCGTTCATTCACGAGCCGCTGACCGATCAGAAGCCACACGCTCCGCGCGGCAAGGGCACGGTCGAGAGCTGCACGCTGTGCGTCCACAAGGTCGATCGCGGAGACGGGACGACCGCCTGCGCCGAGGCCTGCAACCGGGATGGACACGGCGCGATGGTGTTCGGCGACCTGAATGACCCGGACAGCGAGATCTCGCAGCGGCTGAAGCAGTACGGCAGCACCGCCATCCGAGCCGACCTGCGCCTGAACCCGGGCGTACGCTATCAGGGAATCTGA
- a CDS encoding HesB/IscA family protein encodes MITITPAAAKQIKESAQQNGLEGASLRLAAKRTPDGGIDYGMGFEEHEKDSDLTFKSSGVNLVIEPGSVELLKNAVLDYVEMEPGEHRFIFMNPNDPNYSPPDGLNAPPLKD; translated from the coding sequence ATGATCACGATCACCCCTGCGGCTGCGAAGCAGATCAAGGAGTCGGCCCAGCAGAACGGCCTTGAGGGGGCCTCGCTGCGCCTCGCGGCGAAACGCACCCCGGACGGCGGCATCGATTACGGCATGGGCTTCGAGGAACACGAGAAGGACAGCGATCTGACGTTCAAGAGCAGTGGCGTGAACCTGGTGATCGAACCGGGCAGTGTCGAACTACTGAAAAATGCCGTGCTCGATTACGTCGAGATGGAACCCGGGGAGCACCGCTTCATCTTCATGAACCCGAACGATCCGAATTACAGTCCGCCGGACGGACTCAACGCCCCGCCGCTGAAGGACTGA
- a CDS encoding NAD(P)-binding protein — MATSSEDMKLTFRKFRDGDHERRDWKEAIFEGDHSHKCPVYVHRTPPCQGSCPAGEDIRGWLQIVRGIEKPAGDMSWQEYAFRRATDANPFPSVMGRVCPAPCESGCNRNEVEDFVGINSVEQYIGDTALDEGFTYDPAPALSGKKVAIIGGGPGGMSAAYHLRRRGHASTIFDDHEELGGMMMYGIPEYRVPRDRLRAEMNRILALGDIDLRLNTRVGKDVSMEDVEKEFDAVVWAVGCQTGRPLPVPGANAPNCIAGVQFLSAFNTGRLKVLPTDKIVCVGGGDTSIDVVSVARRLGKIETDNPVDNPEDAIHGYVAHDSATAAVRTGAEVTLTSLFAKEKMTAAEHEVQDALREGVTILDGVIPVEVVLNDKGRATGLKMAKCEFEGNTPKPIDGTEFVLEANLIISAIGQGGDLTGLEALDNGRGFINSDKFYQVPGNEGHFVIGDIIRPHLLTTAIGHGRIAADSIDHYLRHEEPIKRPRVDVHHFNLLGKLKETGLTPEDYSGEQLRGTSDSRFAVHNYEDRSAHEIISHEKLFKGHFPFTPRNRRQEHGPDASEVIGHFEERMKSLSTEDAQAEAKRCMSCGMCFECDNCVIYCPQTAVYRVPKKESATGRYVATDYAKCIGCHICAEVCPTGYIDMAMGE, encoded by the coding sequence ATGGCAACTTCAAGCGAAGACATGAAACTGACTTTCCGGAAGTTCCGCGACGGCGACCACGAGCGCCGCGACTGGAAGGAGGCCATTTTCGAGGGCGACCATTCCCACAAGTGCCCGGTCTACGTGCACCGCACTCCGCCCTGCCAGGGCTCCTGCCCGGCGGGCGAAGACATCCGTGGCTGGCTGCAGATCGTCCGCGGCATCGAGAAGCCCGCGGGCGACATGAGCTGGCAGGAATACGCGTTCCGCCGCGCGACCGACGCCAACCCGTTCCCGTCGGTGATGGGCCGGGTCTGCCCCGCCCCCTGCGAATCCGGCTGTAACCGCAACGAGGTCGAGGACTTCGTCGGCATCAACTCGGTCGAGCAGTACATCGGCGACACCGCGCTGGACGAAGGCTTCACCTACGATCCCGCGCCGGCGCTGTCGGGCAAAAAAGTCGCGATCATCGGCGGCGGCCCTGGCGGCATGTCGGCGGCCTACCACCTGCGCCGTCGAGGCCACGCGTCGACGATCTTCGACGACCACGAAGAGCTGGGCGGGATGATGATGTACGGAATCCCCGAGTATCGCGTTCCCCGCGACCGGCTGCGCGCGGAGATGAACCGCATTCTGGCGCTCGGCGACATCGACCTGCGTCTGAACACCCGTGTCGGTAAGGACGTCTCGATGGAAGACGTCGAGAAGGAATTCGATGCCGTCGTCTGGGCCGTCGGCTGCCAGACCGGACGCCCGCTGCCGGTTCCGGGTGCGAACGCGCCGAACTGCATCGCCGGCGTCCAGTTCCTGTCCGCGTTCAACACCGGCCGGCTGAAAGTGCTGCCCACCGACAAGATCGTCTGCGTGGGTGGCGGTGACACCTCGATCGACGTCGTGTCCGTGGCCCGCCGCCTCGGCAAGATCGAGACCGACAACCCGGTCGACAATCCGGAAGACGCGATCCACGGCTACGTCGCGCACGACTCCGCGACCGCCGCGGTGCGCACCGGCGCCGAGGTCACGCTGACCTCGTTGTTCGCGAAGGAGAAGATGACCGCAGCCGAGCACGAGGTGCAGGATGCGCTGCGCGAGGGCGTGACGATCCTCGACGGCGTGATCCCGGTCGAGGTCGTGCTGAACGACAAGGGCCGCGCGACCGGTCTGAAGATGGCCAAGTGCGAGTTCGAAGGCAACACGCCGAAGCCGATCGACGGCACCGAGTTCGTGCTCGAGGCGAACCTGATCATCTCGGCGATCGGCCAGGGCGGTGACCTGACCGGCCTCGAGGCACTCGACAACGGCCGGGGCTTCATCAACAGCGACAAGTTCTACCAGGTGCCGGGCAACGAAGGCCACTTCGTGATCGGCGACATCATCCGTCCGCACCTGCTGACCACCGCCATCGGCCATGGCCGCATCGCCGCGGACAGCATCGATCACTACCTGCGCCACGAGGAGCCGATCAAGCGCCCGCGCGTCGACGTGCACCACTTCAATCTGCTCGGCAAGCTGAAGGAGACCGGTCTGACGCCCGAGGACTACAGCGGCGAGCAGCTCCGCGGAACCTCCGACAGCCGGTTCGCGGTGCACAACTACGAGGACCGCTCGGCGCACGAGATCATCTCGCACGAGAAGCTGTTCAAGGGCCACTTCCCGTTCACCCCGCGCAACCGCCGCCAAGAGCACGGTCCGGACGCCAGCGAAGTCATCGGGCATTTCGAGGAGCGAATGAAATCGCTCAGCACGGAAGACGCGCAGGCCGAGGCCAAGCGCTGCATGAGCTGCGGCATGTGCTTCGAGTGTGACAACTGCGTGATCTACTGCCCGCAGACTGCGGTATACCGGGTGCCGAAGAAGGAGTCCGCAACCGGCCGCTATGTAGCGACCGACTATGCGAAGTGCATCGGCTGCCACATCTGCGCCGAGGTCTGCCCGACCGGCTACATCGACATGGCCATGGGTGAGTAA
- a CDS encoding HAD family hydrolase has protein sequence MNAHPAAAARIQARVRCITFDLDDTLWPVMPAIHRAEARFYEWLQGHAPQVCECYTPQALIDARSRFMQAAPASERHDLTRLRKRWLRALALETGSSPARLESEGFEVFWEARNEVDPDPEAASVLETLSRHFRIGAVSNGNADVFRTSLGPYFDFALPAAEAGTAKPDPAIFRAAARRAGVRPESMLHIGDDAVCDVLGARNAGLHAGWFNPGTEPWAHREARPDITFGRLGQIPVRLGLIRPAPLRP, from the coding sequence ATGAACGCCCATCCTGCTGCGGCGGCCCGCATCCAGGCGCGCGTGCGCTGCATCACTTTCGATCTGGACGACACCCTCTGGCCGGTGATGCCTGCGATCCACCGCGCCGAGGCGCGCTTCTACGAATGGCTGCAGGGACACGCCCCGCAGGTCTGTGAATGCTATACGCCGCAGGCACTGATCGACGCGCGCAGCCGTTTCATGCAGGCCGCACCGGCATCGGAGCGCCACGACCTGACCCGGCTGCGCAAGCGCTGGCTGCGCGCCCTCGCGCTGGAGACCGGCAGCAGCCCCGCACGCCTGGAATCGGAAGGCTTCGAGGTCTTCTGGGAGGCCCGCAACGAAGTCGACCCTGACCCCGAAGCCGCGTCGGTGCTGGAAACGCTGTCCCGCCATTTCCGGATCGGTGCCGTCAGCAACGGCAACGCGGACGTGTTCCGCACCTCGCTCGGACCGTACTTCGATTTCGCCTTGCCGGCGGCCGAGGCCGGTACTGCCAAGCCGGACCCTGCGATCTTCCGCGCGGCCGCCCGCCGCGCGGGGGTCCGCCCCGAATCCATGCTGCACATCGGCGACGACGCCGTCTGCGACGTCCTGGGTGCGCGCAACGCCGGACTGCATGCGGGCTGGTTCAACCCCGGCACCGAACCCTGGGCGCACCGCGAGGCCCGGCCGGACATCACCTTCGGCCGGCTGGGCCAGATACCGGTCCGGCTCGGATTGATCAGGCCTGCGCCGTTGCGGCCATAA
- a CDS encoding Fe2+-dependent dioxygenase, which yields MLITLSKVLDAGQLERVRTLLADMPFVDGRVSAGGDARRVKQNQEADPEDQRIAQLNQWVLLPLYHHPQFQAAAQPRRLSGAFFARYRPGMSYGPHVDDPVMGPEGGRYRSDVSVTVFLNEAHAYGGGELVIETEFGERQVKLGAGDAVIYPSSSLHRVAAVTHGERLVAVAWAESMVREPERRRLLFDLQQVEDALRESDPEGELTRRTGRIRANLMRMWAEV from the coding sequence ATGCTGATCACCCTGTCCAAGGTTCTCGATGCCGGACAACTCGAGCGCGTGCGGACCCTGCTGGCGGACATGCCGTTCGTCGACGGTCGGGTCTCGGCGGGCGGCGACGCGCGCCGTGTGAAGCAGAACCAGGAGGCCGATCCGGAAGACCAGCGCATCGCGCAGCTGAACCAGTGGGTGTTGCTCCCGCTGTACCACCACCCGCAGTTCCAGGCGGCGGCGCAGCCCCGGCGCCTGTCCGGAGCGTTCTTCGCGCGCTATCGACCGGGCATGAGCTACGGCCCGCATGTGGACGATCCGGTAATGGGGCCGGAGGGCGGCCGCTACCGCTCCGATGTCTCGGTAACGGTATTCCTGAACGAGGCGCACGCCTATGGCGGCGGCGAACTCGTGATCGAAACCGAGTTCGGCGAGCGGCAGGTGAAACTGGGGGCTGGCGATGCGGTGATCTACCCGTCATCGAGCTTGCACCGGGTGGCAGCGGTCACCCACGGCGAGCGGCTGGTCGCGGTGGCCTGGGCTGAATCGATGGTGCGCGAGCCGGAACGCCGGCGGCTGTTGTTCGATCTCCAGCAGGTGGAGGACGCTCTCCGCGAAAGCGACCCCGAGGGCGAACTGACGCGCCGGACCGGCCGGATCCGCGCGAACCTGATGCGGATGTGGGCGGAGGTCTGA